A single Dehalococcoidia bacterium DNA region contains:
- a CDS encoding D-glycerate dehydrogenase, with protein sequence MAAPRVYVTRRIAEEALAMLRQVADLRVWEGDAPPPRDALLREVADVDGLLCLLTDQIDRGVLDAASRLRVVSTMAVGYNHIDVAAATERGIPVGYTPDVLTETTADFAWALLMAAARRVVEGDAYTRAGKWGYWGPSVLLGHDVYGATLGVVGLGRIGLAMARRAKGFQMRVLYHGRTRRPDLEQREGVEWAPDLLSLLRQADFVTLHVPLTPETHHLIGRRELASMKRTAVLVNTARGSVVDQRALHEALRDRAIAAAATDVAEVEPIPLDDPLLALDNVIITPHIASASVATRTRMAVLAVQNLLAGLRGEPMPSCVNPQAIRQSAP encoded by the coding sequence GTGGCCGCGCCTAGAGTCTATGTCACGCGACGCATAGCGGAGGAGGCGCTGGCGATGCTGCGCCAGGTCGCCGACCTCCGTGTGTGGGAGGGCGACGCGCCGCCCCCGCGTGACGCGCTGCTGCGCGAGGTCGCGGACGTGGACGGGCTGCTGTGCCTGCTGACGGACCAGATTGACAGGGGGGTGCTGGACGCGGCGTCCAGGCTCCGGGTCGTCAGCACCATGGCGGTCGGTTACAACCACATTGATGTCGCCGCCGCCACCGAGCGGGGGATTCCCGTGGGCTACACGCCGGACGTCCTGACGGAGACCACGGCGGACTTCGCGTGGGCGCTGCTGATGGCGGCGGCGCGGCGCGTTGTGGAGGGGGACGCCTACACCCGCGCCGGAAAGTGGGGGTACTGGGGGCCGTCCGTGCTGCTCGGGCACGACGTGTATGGGGCCACACTGGGCGTCGTGGGCCTGGGGCGCATTGGGCTGGCGATGGCCCGCCGCGCGAAGGGCTTCCAGATGCGCGTCCTGTACCACGGCCGGACGCGGAGGCCGGACCTGGAGCAGCGGGAGGGAGTCGAGTGGGCGCCTGACCTGCTGTCGCTGCTCCGGCAGGCGGACTTCGTGACGCTGCACGTGCCCCTGACGCCGGAGACGCATCACCTGATCGGGCGGCGGGAGCTGGCGTCCATGAAGCGGACGGCGGTGCTGGTAAATACGGCGCGGGGGAGCGTGGTGGACCAGCGCGCTCTCCACGAGGCGCTGCGCGACCGCGCCATCGCCGCGGCGGCCACGGACGTGGCGGAGGTGGAGCCTATCCCCCTCGACGATCCGCTGCTGGCCCTGGACAACGTCATCATCACGCCGCACATCGCCAGCGCCAGCGTCGCGACGCGCACTCGGATGGCGGTCCTGGCCGTCCAGAACCTGCTCGCCGGACTCCGGGGCGAGCCGATGCCTTCCTGCGTCAACCCCCAAGCGATCCGGCAAAGCGCGCCGTGA
- a CDS encoding class II aldolase/adducin family protein, with translation MRTSGTTPRWLAERRVVLAAAQKMGERGLVTGMAGNVSMRLPVTRGRALIAVTPSQRPYDTLRPEDIVVVDSAGTVVDGGLAASSELPLHLAVYHARPDVGAVMHTHSTYASVLAVAGRALPPVLDELVVFVGGAVEVAEYGMSGTWEMAEWAVRALGDRKAAFLRNHGLVGVGSTPADALGVCAMVERAAQVYVMASLLGGARVLPPDVVRKERRLFRARQAGKGDSRGRA, from the coding sequence ATGCGAACCTCCGGGACAACCCCGCGCTGGCTGGCCGAGCGGCGGGTGGTGCTGGCCGCCGCCCAGAAGATGGGCGAGCGGGGCTTGGTGACGGGTATGGCGGGCAATGTGAGCATGCGCCTCCCGGTCACGCGCGGGCGGGCGCTGATCGCCGTGACGCCCTCGCAGCGGCCCTACGACACGTTGCGTCCGGAGGACATCGTGGTCGTGGACTCCGCGGGCACGGTCGTGGACGGGGGCCTCGCCGCTTCTTCGGAGCTGCCCCTGCATTTGGCCGTGTACCACGCCCGACCGGACGTGGGCGCCGTGATGCACACCCACTCGACGTACGCCAGCGTGCTGGCTGTGGCGGGGCGTGCCCTGCCGCCCGTGCTCGACGAGCTGGTCGTCTTTGTCGGCGGCGCGGTCGAGGTGGCCGAGTACGGGATGTCTGGCACATGGGAGATGGCGGAGTGGGCCGTCCGCGCGCTGGGCGACCGCAAGGCCGCCTTTCTGCGGAACCACGGACTCGTGGGGGTGGGCAGTACGCCCGCCGACGCGCTGGGCGTGTGTGCAATGGTGGAGAGGGCCGCGCAAGTTTACGTAATGGCATCGCTTCTAGGCGGGGCCAGGGTCTTGCCGCCGGATGTGGTCCGGAAGGAGCGAAGGCTCTTCCGCGCGCGCCAGGCGGGCAAGGGGGACAGCCGTGGCCGCGCCTAG
- the shc gene encoding squalene--hopene cyclase → MARQRASDVKSDMDAVERTLHRAVSYLLNAQDAQGWWRGEIEANVAVEAEYLFLTHFLGVAREDRWRKIATSIMGRELPGGGWALYSGGPPDLNATVEAYFALKLAGAPADHPAMQRARHVVLSLGGVSKTRVFTKVWLSLFGQYDWRGVPVLPAETILLPSWAPLNIYDFASWTRAALVPLLVIGARQPICPVPDSARIDELYVEPPGKREFRVPWTADRVLAWKWFFRFGDDVLRVLERSPWKPLRGVALKAAEDWLQVHQEADGAWAGIPSQTAYALIALRVLGYNMEHPVMRRGMESFESASIAGANMWRLQPWASPVRDTAQVMLALRDAGLPLDHPALQKAARWLFEQQAQVGGDWQLRNGGGTPGGWARGPSSHHYTDADTTTLVLAALHQVRLPEDELRQEAVDRGLRWLLGMQSRNGGWGTFDVDNTRLYVTHLPFSDSGVVIDPPTEDVTGHVLELLGRMRHTRRSPAVRRALEYLRESQQKDGSWRGRWGANYIYGTGCVLPAYQAIQLNMAHGEVRRAVQWILSHQGSDGGWGETCASYKVAQLGGQGPSTPSQTAWALLALLAADEGAGEAVARGVRVLVGAQRPDGGWDHPSYTGVGFPGDLYVNYHLYDVCFPVMALGRYRALLKREQPAKEGSAQAL, encoded by the coding sequence ATGGCGCGGCAGCGAGCTTCGGATGTGAAGTCAGACATGGACGCCGTGGAGCGGACGCTCCACCGGGCCGTCAGCTATCTCCTCAACGCCCAGGACGCTCAGGGCTGGTGGCGCGGCGAGATTGAGGCGAACGTGGCGGTGGAGGCCGAGTACCTTTTCCTCACCCATTTCCTGGGCGTCGCTCGCGAAGACCGTTGGCGGAAGATAGCCACCTCCATCATGGGTCGAGAGCTGCCCGGGGGCGGATGGGCGCTCTACTCCGGCGGCCCGCCCGACCTCAACGCCACGGTGGAGGCATACTTTGCCCTGAAGCTGGCTGGGGCGCCAGCGGACCACCCGGCCATGCAGCGCGCCCGCCACGTGGTCCTCAGCCTGGGCGGGGTCAGCAAGACGCGCGTCTTCACCAAGGTGTGGCTCTCCCTGTTCGGGCAGTATGACTGGCGGGGAGTTCCCGTCTTGCCCGCGGAGACTATCCTGCTGCCTTCCTGGGCGCCGCTGAACATCTACGACTTCGCGAGCTGGACGCGGGCGGCGCTGGTCCCGCTGCTCGTTATCGGCGCTCGGCAGCCCATCTGCCCGGTGCCTGACAGCGCGCGCATTGATGAGCTGTACGTGGAGCCGCCGGGCAAGCGCGAGTTCCGCGTGCCCTGGACCGCCGACCGGGTGCTGGCCTGGAAGTGGTTTTTCCGCTTTGGCGACGACGTTCTTCGTGTTCTGGAACGCTCACCCTGGAAGCCCCTGCGCGGCGTTGCCCTGAAGGCGGCGGAGGACTGGCTCCAGGTCCACCAGGAAGCGGACGGCGCCTGGGCCGGCATCCCCAGTCAGACGGCCTACGCGCTTATCGCGCTGCGGGTGCTGGGCTACAACATGGAGCATCCCGTGATGCGGCGGGGCATGGAGAGCTTCGAGTCGGCGTCCATCGCTGGCGCAAACATGTGGCGACTGCAGCCGTGGGCCTCGCCGGTGAGGGACACGGCCCAGGTCATGCTGGCGCTGCGTGACGCGGGCCTGCCGCTCGACCATCCGGCCCTTCAGAAAGCGGCGCGCTGGCTCTTCGAGCAGCAGGCCCAAGTTGGGGGCGACTGGCAGCTCAGGAACGGAGGGGGAACGCCCGGCGGCTGGGCGCGTGGGCCGAGCAGCCACCACTACACGGACGCCGACACCACCACGCTCGTCTTGGCCGCGCTGCATCAGGTGCGCCTGCCGGAGGACGAGTTGCGGCAGGAGGCGGTGGACCGCGGCCTGCGCTGGCTCCTCGGCATGCAGAGTCGCAACGGCGGCTGGGGCACATTCGACGTGGACAACACAAGACTTTACGTAACGCACCTGCCTTTCAGCGACTCCGGCGTTGTCATTGACCCGCCGACGGAGGACGTCACGGGGCATGTGCTGGAGCTGCTGGGGCGGATGCGGCACACGCGGCGCTCTCCCGCCGTCCGGCGGGCGCTGGAGTATCTCCGCGAGTCGCAGCAGAAGGACGGGAGCTGGCGGGGACGCTGGGGGGCGAACTATATCTACGGCACGGGATGCGTGCTGCCCGCCTATCAGGCCATCCAGTTGAACATGGCCCACGGGGAGGTCCGCCGCGCCGTCCAGTGGATTCTATCCCACCAGGGGAGCGATGGCGGATGGGGGGAGACGTGCGCCTCTTACAAGGTGGCGCAACTGGGGGGGCAGGGGCCGAGCACGCCCTCGCAGACGGCGTGGGCGCTTCTGGCCCTGCTGGCAGCCGACGAAGGGGCCGGCGAGGCGGTGGCACGGGGTGTGCGCGTCCTCGTGGGCGCGCAGCGCCCGGACGGGGGGTGGGACCACCCCTCGTATACCGGCGTCGGCTTTCCCGGCGACCTCTATGTCAACTATCACCTTTACGACGTCTGCTTTCCCGTCATGGCGCTGGGCCGCTACCGCGCGCTGCTCAAGCGCGAACAGCCTGCGAAGGAGGGCAGCGCGCAGGCGCTGTGA
- a CDS encoding DedA family protein, protein MEAIEQQLLEFVRQVYGTLGWPGVVALMAIESACVPLPSEIIMPLAGWMLIRDRGQDLSLLLLAGFTGALGNLLGSLAAYAVGASGGRSVLERYGKYILITRHDLDLADRWFARYGDAAIFFSRLLPVVRTFISFPAGVSRMNIWKFSAYTFLGAFPWSLGLAYGGYVLGEHWERLRGVMRPFDIPIILAILALVGWYVVRHVRRANAEKKAERQAAP, encoded by the coding sequence ATGGAGGCAATCGAGCAGCAGCTCCTGGAGTTCGTCCGGCAGGTCTACGGGACCCTGGGGTGGCCCGGAGTGGTGGCGCTGATGGCTATCGAGAGCGCCTGCGTTCCCCTGCCCAGCGAGATCATCATGCCCCTGGCCGGCTGGATGCTCATCCGGGACCGGGGGCAGGACCTCTCGCTCCTCCTGCTGGCGGGGTTCACCGGCGCCCTAGGTAACCTTTTGGGATCCCTGGCGGCCTACGCCGTCGGCGCGTCCGGTGGCCGCTCCGTCCTGGAGCGCTACGGGAAGTACATCCTCATCACCCGCCACGACCTGGACCTCGCCGACCGCTGGTTCGCTCGGTACGGCGACGCGGCGATCTTCTTCTCCCGCCTGCTCCCCGTGGTGCGGACGTTCATCAGCTTCCCCGCCGGCGTCTCCCGCATGAACATATGGAAGTTCAGCGCGTACACCTTCCTGGGGGCGTTTCCCTGGTCCCTGGGGCTGGCTTACGGAGGGTACGTCCTGGGCGAGCATTGGGAGAGGCTTCGGGGTGTGATGCGCCCGTTCGACATCCCCATCATCCTCGCCATCCTCGCACTGGTGGGCTGGTACGTGGTGCGCCACGTCCGGCGGGCCAACGCGGAGAAGAAGGCCGAGCGGCAGGCCGCGCCTTGA
- the ribB gene encoding 3,4-dihydroxy-2-butanone-4-phosphate synthase gives MTARVEDAIKELQAGRFVVILDDPDRENEGDLAISAEKVTARELLFLIKAAAGFLCISLSASRLDELQIPLMPRTFQDSDTPFCETLDYKCDSSASGSSVHDRARTIRALLDPQSKPQDFARPGHIVPLRARRSGLLERRGHTEAIVDLCGAAGLYPAGLLCEILDEDGHVARGRVLEAFAHTYGFPIVSVWDVVEHLKRSREAVQQAVVSKRSYR, from the coding sequence TTGACTGCTCGGGTAGAGGACGCTATCAAAGAGCTCCAGGCGGGGCGCTTTGTCGTTATTCTCGACGATCCGGACAGGGAGAACGAAGGTGACCTGGCTATCAGCGCGGAGAAGGTGACCGCGCGGGAGCTTCTCTTCTTAATTAAGGCCGCCGCCGGGTTTCTGTGCATATCTCTCTCCGCTTCGCGACTGGATGAGTTGCAAATACCGCTGATGCCGCGCACGTTTCAGGACTCCGACACGCCGTTTTGCGAGACGTTGGACTACAAGTGCGACTCAAGCGCAAGCGGGTCCTCCGTCCACGACCGCGCCCGCACCATCCGTGCCCTGCTGGACCCCCAGTCCAAGCCCCAGGATTTCGCTCGCCCCGGTCATATCGTGCCCCTTCGCGCGCGGAGAAGCGGCCTGCTGGAGCGCCGAGGCCACACGGAGGCCATCGTTGACCTGTGCGGCGCCGCCGGCCTCTATCCGGCGGGACTCCTCTGCGAGATCCTGGACGAGGACGGCCACGTAGCCCGGGGACGCGTCCTGGAAGCCTTCGCGCACACCTACGGGTTCCCCATCGTCAGCGTCTGGGACGTGGTCGAGCATCTCAAGCGGTCGCGCGAAGCAGTCCAGCAGGCTGTCGTCAGCAAGCGTTCGTACCGGTAA
- a CDS encoding polyprenyl synthetase family protein has protein sequence MELPPVFERYRSAVEGELRTALEGRTLLLYDMLRYHLGWTDPQGHPEALSGGKRLRPTLCLLACEAAGGDWRSALPAAAAVELVHNFSLIHDDIQDGDRERRHRPTVWSLWGVGEGINAGDGMLTLACLAVLRLSSRGVDHARTVLAANVLHAACLRVIEGQHLDMSYEQRMDVTVPDYLAMIERKTGALIEAAVDIGAVLGTADEAVVARLRRYAHALGLAFQVVDDVLGIWGDPAVLGKDALSDIRRRKKTLPVIYALEHASAAARETLTRVYGKRTLTEDDVSRVVDVLESVQARRFALRTADQYYREAVAELDAVAVGDRATGELKEVARFVVQRDR, from the coding sequence ATGGAGCTGCCTCCCGTATTCGAGCGGTATCGTTCCGCTGTCGAAGGGGAACTCCGGACGGCTCTTGAGGGCCGCACCCTGCTCCTCTACGACATGCTCCGGTATCACCTGGGGTGGACGGACCCCCAGGGCCACCCGGAGGCTCTGTCCGGCGGCAAACGCCTGCGCCCCACCCTCTGTTTGCTGGCCTGCGAAGCCGCTGGTGGCGACTGGCGCTCCGCTCTGCCCGCCGCCGCGGCGGTCGAGCTTGTCCACAACTTCTCCCTGATTCACGACGATATCCAGGACGGGGACAGGGAGCGTCGCCACCGGCCCACCGTGTGGTCGCTCTGGGGAGTGGGCGAGGGCATCAACGCGGGCGACGGCATGCTCACCCTGGCGTGCCTGGCTGTCCTCCGGCTTTCCTCGCGGGGGGTGGACCACGCCCGCACGGTGCTGGCGGCGAACGTTTTGCATGCGGCGTGTCTGCGTGTCATAGAGGGACAGCACTTGGACATGAGCTACGAGCAGCGCATGGACGTCACCGTCCCGGACTACCTGGCGATGATCGAGCGGAAGACGGGCGCCCTCATCGAGGCTGCGGTCGATATAGGGGCGGTCCTGGGGACGGCGGACGAGGCGGTGGTGGCGCGGCTGCGGCGGTACGCCCACGCGCTGGGCCTTGCCTTTCAAGTGGTGGACGACGTGCTCGGCATCTGGGGCGACCCCGCGGTGCTCGGCAAGGACGCCCTCTCCGATATCCGCCGCAGGAAGAAGACGCTCCCGGTCATTTATGCCCTAGAGCACGCTTCGGCGGCGGCGCGGGAGACCCTGACGCGTGTCTATGGCAAGCGGACTCTGACGGAGGACGACGTCTCCCGCGTGGTGGACGTGCTGGAGTCCGTCCAAGCCAGGCGCTTTGCGCTGCGGACGGCGGACCAGTACTATCGAGAGGCGGTGGCGGAGCTGGACGCGGTGGCGGTCGGCGACAGGGCCACGGGGGAACTGAAAGAGGTCGCCCGGTTCGTCGTCCAGCGGGACCGGTGA
- a CDS encoding FGGY-family carbohydrate kinase, producing the protein MTTGKYVLALDAGTSGVHAVVCALDGSVRAAVMEPWRYLAPRRMGAGARALSLSRSWRGVGRAARNALRAAGVSADQVAAIGVTGQRQGMVALDVGGRDVYAGPNLDARAIRHDLLMHESLRSRIYQTTGHLPAYLLAPLKLAWMRQHHPRRLAAVRSVMSVPDWLLFRLTGRAVAERASAGDCGLLDITSNEPCDDLLEAMGLPHGAVPPLCAAGSVVGGLTAEAAAALGVPGGTPVVAGGPDAQCGLLGMGVTDVGQTGVVVGWTGVVQRVASAPLFDPRRRTWAGLHVAPGRWVCECNVGEAGYAYRWLAECLAGRASESAYRRLDVAAASVLPGADSVFACLGARPLEPVPVGVRPGGLTLPVPLAAGGWGRGQLARATLEGVAFAIAWAVERVEETTGERAAEVSVGGGLTRSILFPQLLSDVLARPVHVAPHADVSAVGAALCAATAVGAYASLEEAGRAQRPLATVLHPDPRASAEYEDIYRRWRAFAERVDSLIEVFS; encoded by the coding sequence ATGACGACAGGAAAATACGTCCTTGCGCTTGACGCAGGCACGTCCGGCGTCCACGCGGTCGTCTGCGCGCTAGACGGCTCGGTGCGCGCCGCCGTCATGGAGCCCTGGCGCTACCTCGCTCCGCGACGCATGGGCGCGGGCGCACGGGCGCTCTCCCTCAGCAGGTCGTGGCGCGGAGTGGGCCGCGCCGCGCGGAATGCCCTCCGCGCCGCGGGGGTCTCGGCGGACCAGGTCGCGGCCATCGGGGTGACGGGACAGCGGCAGGGGATGGTGGCCCTGGACGTGGGCGGGCGCGACGTGTACGCCGGTCCGAACTTGGACGCGCGGGCCATCCGCCACGATCTCCTCATGCATGAGTCCCTCCGCTCGCGCATCTACCAGACGACGGGCCACTTGCCGGCCTACCTGCTCGCGCCTCTCAAGCTGGCCTGGATGCGGCAGCACCACCCCCGGCGGCTGGCCGCCGTCCGCTCTGTCATGTCCGTTCCCGACTGGTTGCTCTTCCGGCTGACAGGTCGTGCCGTCGCGGAGCGCGCCTCGGCGGGCGACTGTGGTTTATTGGACATAACAAGTAACGAGCCGTGCGACGACCTGCTCGAGGCAATGGGCTTGCCGCATGGCGCTGTCCCGCCTCTCTGCGCGGCGGGAAGCGTTGTGGGCGGCCTCACGGCGGAGGCTGCGGCGGCGCTCGGAGTACCCGGCGGTACGCCGGTGGTGGCCGGGGGACCGGACGCGCAGTGTGGGCTGCTGGGCATGGGCGTGACGGATGTGGGCCAGACGGGAGTGGTCGTGGGGTGGACCGGCGTTGTCCAGCGCGTGGCGTCGGCGCCGCTGTTCGACCCGCGGCGACGGACGTGGGCGGGCCTGCATGTGGCGCCGGGGCGGTGGGTGTGCGAGTGCAACGTCGGCGAGGCTGGCTACGCCTACCGATGGCTGGCGGAGTGTCTGGCCGGACGCGCCAGCGAGTCGGCCTACCGGCGTCTGGACGTGGCGGCGGCGTCAGTCCTGCCGGGCGCGGACAGCGTCTTCGCCTGTCTGGGGGCGAGGCCGCTGGAGCCTGTGCCCGTAGGCGTCCGGCCGGGCGGGCTGACGCTTCCCGTGCCGCTGGCGGCGGGCGGATGGGGCCGCGGCCAACTGGCCAGGGCAACGCTGGAAGGGGTGGCGTTCGCCATCGCATGGGCCGTCGAGCGCGTGGAGGAGACCACCGGCGAGCGGGCGGCTGAGGTCAGTGTGGGCGGCGGGCTGACGCGCAGCATACTCTTCCCCCAGTTGCTCTCCGACGTGCTGGCGCGTCCTGTCCATGTCGCGCCGCACGCCGACGTAAGCGCCGTGGGCGCGGCCCTCTGCGCCGCCACGGCCGTCGGTGCATACGCGAGTCTGGAGGAGGCCGGGCGCGCACAGAGGCCCCTGGCCACCGTGCTGCACCCCGACCCCAGGGCCTCGGCGGAGTACGAGGACATTTACCGGCGCTGGCGCGCCTTCGCGGAGCGCGTGGATTCCTTAATAGAGGTGTTCTCGTGA